The following are encoded in a window of Perca flavescens isolate YP-PL-M2 chromosome 24, PFLA_1.0, whole genome shotgun sequence genomic DNA:
- the stradb gene encoding STE20-related kinase adapter protein beta, with product MSFLDCSCISHTQVQPLDIEERYEDISHQLLSCDSSEYTLQGPAGGDDITGLSAEPAHYQLLCELGRGFNNLSQVNMARHIPTGQLVAVKQTNLDECTEEELLQLMNEVLLSRLFRHPNLLTFRLVFSSCCQLWVLTPLMAYGSAGTLLRTYFPDGMSESLIAYLLYGVLKALEYLHRMGYVHRGVKASHILLSGEGRVYLSGLHSVYSMMREGKRMRAVFDMPHHSPALLPWLSPELLRQDLHGYGVKSDIYSLGIVACELVSGRVPFQDMPPTQMLLQKLRGSHCCLLDVAPFPLGELGGLKVSRSGVDSGIGESVATGSMTHSATAPPTDRPQSPAPKNHSATLHNLVQLCLQQQPERRPSASTLLTHAFFKQVKRHTRDTFLSLMYPAVPLTSPEDPPVSCPPALSCHTPTSTSTDTTEAVWDFS from the exons ATGTCTTTCTTG GACTGTTCCTGCATCTCCCACACTCAGGTCCAGCCCTTGGACATAGAGGAGCGCTATGAGGACATCAGCCACCAGCTCCTG AGCTGTGACAGTTCTGAATACACTCTGCAAGGGCCAGCAGGTGGCGATGACATCACAGGGCTGTCAGCTGAGCCAGCCCACTACCAGCTACTCTGTGAGCTGG GGAGGGGCTTCAATAATCTCAGCCAGGTAAACATGGCACGCCACATCCCCACTGGCCAGCTGGTGGCCGTCAAACAAACCAACCTGGACGAGTGCACCGAggaggagctgctgcagctcatG AACGAGGTTCTGCTGTCCAGGCTGTTCCGTCACCCCAACCTGCTGACCTTTCGCCTGGTTTTCAGCTCCTGCTGCCAGCTATGGGTCCTCACACCGCTCATGGCCTATG GCTCTGCAGGCACCCTACTAAGAACATATTTCCCAGATGGAATGAGTGAGTCCCTGATAGCGTACCTGCTGTACGGCGTGCTGAAAGCATTGGAATACCTGCACCGGATGGGCTACGTTCACCG GGGTGTGAAGGCCAGTCATATCCTGCTGTCAGGGGAGGGGCGTGTCTACCTCTCAGGGCTCCACAGTGTTTACAGTATGATGCGTGAGGGGAAGAGGATGAGGGCAGTTTTTGACATGCCCCACCACAGCCCTGCCCTGTTGCCCTGGCTCAGCCCTGAACTACTGCGACAG GACCTGCACGGTTACGGAGTAAAGTCCGATATCTACAGTTTAGGTATCGTTGCCTGTGAGCTGGTCAGCGGCAGGGTGCCTTTCCAGGACATGCCCCCCACTCAG ATGCTGCTTCAGAAGCTACGCGGCTCCCACTGCTGCCTGCTTGATGTGGCTCCGTTCCCGCTGGGAGAGCTGGGGGGGCTGAAGGTGTCCCGGTCCGGGGTAGACTCCGGCATTGGGGAGAGTGTGGCCACCGGCAGCATGACACACAGCGCAACCGCTCCTCCTACCGACCGACCTCAGAGCCCTGCACCCAAAAACCACTCGGCCACCCTGCACAACCTGGTCCAGCTGTGTCTGCAGCAACAGCCTGAGCGCAG ACCGTCAGCATCTACACTGTTGACCCATGCCTTCTTCAAGCAG GTGAAGAGACACACCAGAGACACCTTCCTCAGCCTCATGTACCCAGCAGTGCCCCTCACCAGCCCCGAGGACCCTCCAGTATCCTGCCCCCCCGCCTTATCCTGCCACACTCCGACGTCAACCTCCACCGACACCACCGAGGCTGTGTGGGACTTCTCCTAA